The genomic region GTGTCGGCTGTAATTATCGTACCTTTTGCGTGTTACATCATCGGTAAATTCGTTGCTGCACGCATCAGTGAAAGGCTGGGCGGGCTTACAGGAGATACGTATGGAGCGATGAATGAGCTGTTGGAAGCGGCTTTGCTAACGGTGCTGAGTATGCTTCAGGGACTCTTTTGGCTGTGAAAAACGCACGGAATGAGTAATGTGAGACATAACACGGAGACTGAGGTGAGGGTACGTGGAAGATACGCCTGTGCAACAATTACAACAACCAGCGGCAGTACTCATGCTGCAAGGAACGGCATCAGATGTAGGGAAAAGCGTGATTACAACGGCGCTGTGCCGTATATTCAAGCAGGATGGCTTCAAGCCTGCCCCGTTCAAGTCACAGAACATGGCACTGAATTCTTACGTAACAGAAGACGGCAAGGAGATTGGCCGTGCCCAAGGCGCGCAGGCCGAAGCCTGCGGTATTGAAGCCACGACGGATATGAATCCGATCCTGATCAAGCCTGTGCGGGACATGCATTCGCAGATCGTGGTACACGGTGTACCTTTTGCTCAGATGAGTGCATCAGATTATCGCCAGAAGTTCCTGCCAGAAGCGAAGCAGACGGTAATGGATGCGCTGAACCGGTTGCGAGACACGTATGATGTGGTGCTGATGGAAGGAGCAGGCAGTCCTGCGGAGATTAATCTGAAAGACCGGGATATCGTCAACATGAATCTGGCAGGTTGGGCCGATGCTCCAGTCATTCTGATCTCTGATATTGATCGGGGCGGTGTATTTGCTTCTATTGTCGGCACTCTGGAGCTGCTAGAGCCACACGAGGTGGAGCGTGTAAAAGGTTTTATCATCAATAAGTTTCGCGGCGATCTGTCTCTTTTGCAGCCTGGACTAGACTGGCTCGAAGAACGTACAGGTATTCCAGTATTAGGTGTATTGCCTTACATAAGAGATATTCAGATTGAAGCAGAGGATTCAGTAGTGCTGGACTCCATGCGTCATGGTAAATCCGGAAAAACAGAGCTGGATCTGGCGGTGATCCGATATCCGCGAATTTCCAATTTTACAGACTTCGATGCCCTTTCCCGTGAACCGGATGTGAATGTGCGTTACGTGACCTCGCCAGAGGAATTGGGAAGTCCTGATGCTATTCTTCTACCGGGTACGAAGGATACGATAGGGGATCTGGCGTTCCTGCGTGAGTCTGGACTGGAGCAAGCGATTGCCAGCCAGACCGAACGTGATAACGTTCAGCTCGTAGGGATATGTGGCGGATACCAGATGCTTGGAAGACATCTGAAGGACCCGTTTGCAGTGGAGGCGAATCAGATCCAGGAAGCGAAGGGACTTGGCTGGCTTCCATTATCGACAACATTTCTTCAGGAAAAGCAGACAGTCAGGGCTTCCGGACGGGTGCAACCTCAGAATCCGATTCGTCTGTATGGTGAAGCAGATGTGGAAGCATCTCCACTACCCATTAATGGATATGAGATTCATATGGGTGTTACGGAGTGCCACGAACCTGAACGTGTAACCGCACTATTTGAAATCTCCCATCCAGGTGGTGAAGCATTCCATGAAGGCTGGGGCACAGTGGATGGCAGCGTGTGGGGAACCTATCTGCATGGTTTGTTTGAAAGTGATCAATTCCGACGTTCGTGGCTTAATGGTTTGCGTGAAGCAAAGGGACTAGCCCCACTTCAGGAGACATATAGTGCGCATGAACGTAAGGAGATGGAGTTCAATCGGGTAGCCGAATCGTTGCGGTCCTCATTGGATATGAAGCGTGTGTACGAGATAATGGGTGTCCAAGCACCCGAGTGAGCTGTTATACAAGAATACCCCCATGTCCGACAAACCGTTTTCTAGAAACGGAATGTTAGCGGCATGGGGGTATTGTATATCCTATGATTAAAAGGCGTTTAAAACAGAGATTGATAGGTTAATGGTTAACCTGTTAGTTTATTTTGAAATTTTTCATGGCGGATTGCAGCTCTACAGCTTGTTCATGCAGATGTCGTACCGTATTCGAATGTGAATCCATCTCGCTGAGCTGAAGATCTGCTGTTGAAGCAATCTGTAGCATGCTCTCGCGGGATTTGGACGTAATCTGTGCCGTTTCTTCAACAGACGCACTCACTTCTTCTGCACCAGCGGATACTTGCTCTGTAGAAGCAGAGACAGTCTGGATGGTTAGATTGACGTTCTGGATCAGTTCATTCAGTTGTTGGAAAGCTGAACCTGCTTGTTGAACGACAGTTGTGCCTGAACCAATCTCTTTGGTTACACGATTCATGGCGTCAACCGAGCGTTCAGCGTCTTCACGAATGGTGCCCAGATAATCTGATATTTCCTCGGTGGCTGTCTTGGATTGCTCGGCCAGTTTGCGGACTTCTCCGGCAACGACAGCGAATCCGCGCCCGTGCTCACCAGCACGCGCTGCTTCAATGGAGGCGTTGAGTGACAACATGTTAATCTGTTTGGTAATTTCAAAAATGGAAGCAACAATGGTGCCGATGGCTACCGAGCGTTCATTCATGGTCTCAACATAGCGCAACGATTCGCTTGCTGTCTGACCTACACGTTCCATCTGCTCAACGGCATTCTGAGCCAGTCGGTTACCATTAACCGCCTCATTGGCTGCTTCGCCAATTTGCTCAGACACTTCAGCAGAAGAAGAAGCGATATGCATGATTCCCTGCGTAATTTCTTCCATGGCTCTGGCGTTCTCGGATGCACTGGAAGCGATACTGATGCTACCTTTTTCTGCATCTTCTGCGGAGCGGCTGGAGTTTCGAACCATACCAGACATTGATTCAACACGCTGAAGCAGGTCGTTGGAGCCTGACACAACTTCATCGGACGTGGACAAGGCACGGCTAATCATTTCTTTCAGGTTATGCGTCATCGTCTGGAAGCTTGCGGCAAGCTGGGCAATTTCATCTTTGCCATGAATCTGGAGTTCGGCGGTTAGATCACCTTGAGATATTTGCTTGCTATGTTGGACGAGCTTGATGATGGGTTTGGTTACTCTTTTGATCATACTAGTAGAGATAAGCCAGCCGAGCACGAAGACTAATGCTGTAATTCCAAGACATAACCAGAAGACCTGGGTAATCTTATCTTGAATGAACTGAGCGTCCATGCTTACAGCCATAATCATGTTACTTCCTGCGATTGGCATAAAGGCTGCTTTATGTACACCAAAGGAATCGGAGTAGACCTCACTGATTACCATTTCTTTGTTCTCGATCGCTGCAGTCATTGTGGGTTCTACACTAATCTCATCCTGGGCTTTCATGCCTGAGGAAGAGTTGGCTACAACCACTTTGGCTGATCCATCTTGAATGGCAACAACGTATGCGGCATCCAGATTGTGTTCTTTTGCTTTGTCAGCCAGATA from Paenibacillus sp. FSL R5-0341 harbors:
- a CDS encoding cobyric acid synthase yields the protein MLQGTASDVGKSVITTALCRIFKQDGFKPAPFKSQNMALNSYVTEDGKEIGRAQGAQAEACGIEATTDMNPILIKPVRDMHSQIVVHGVPFAQMSASDYRQKFLPEAKQTVMDALNRLRDTYDVVLMEGAGSPAEINLKDRDIVNMNLAGWADAPVILISDIDRGGVFASIVGTLELLEPHEVERVKGFIINKFRGDLSLLQPGLDWLEERTGIPVLGVLPYIRDIQIEAEDSVVLDSMRHGKSGKTELDLAVIRYPRISNFTDFDALSREPDVNVRYVTSPEELGSPDAILLPGTKDTIGDLAFLRESGLEQAIASQTERDNVQLVGICGGYQMLGRHLKDPFAVEANQIQEAKGLGWLPLSTTFLQEKQTVRASGRVQPQNPIRLYGEADVEASPLPINGYEIHMGVTECHEPERVTALFEISHPGGEAFHEGWGTVDGSVWGTYLHGLFESDQFRRSWLNGLREAKGLAPLQETYSAHERKEMEFNRVAESLRSSLDMKRVYEIMGVQAPE
- a CDS encoding methyl-accepting chemotaxis protein, which codes for MFRNRTVAGKIRGTLFLVLLVASLLFSISFYAVSMNIIQSYVLPQFDKVLNTSIQDIYKNTSASKILQVQSGGAGSEGAAMTVESYLADKAKEHNLDAAYVVAIQDGSAKVVVANSSSGMKAQDEISVEPTMTAAIENKEMVISEVYSDSFGVHKAAFMPIAGSNMIMAVSMDAQFIQDKITQVFWLCLGITALVFVLGWLISTSMIKRVTKPIIKLVQHSKQISQGDLTAELQIHGKDEIAQLAASFQTMTHNLKEMISRALSTSDEVVSGSNDLLQRVESMSGMVRNSSRSAEDAEKGSISIASSASENARAMEEITQGIMHIASSSAEVSEQIGEAANEAVNGNRLAQNAVEQMERVGQTASESLRYVETMNERSVAIGTIVASIFEITKQINMLSLNASIEAARAGEHGRGFAVVAGEVRKLAEQSKTATEEISDYLGTIREDAERSVDAMNRVTKEIGSGTTVVQQAGSAFQQLNELIQNVNLTIQTVSASTEQVSAGAEEVSASVEETAQITSKSRESMLQIASTADLQLSEMDSHSNTVRHLHEQAVELQSAMKNFKIN